GCGTCAAGCGCATCGCGGGCGTCCGCCGGTGCGGTCACACCGGCACGCTCGATCCGATGGCGACCGGCGTGCTGCCGGTGTGCCTCGGCGAGGCGACGAAGCTGGCGGGGTACCTGACGGCCGAGGACAAGGCGTACGACGGCGAGATGGTGCTCGGCGTCGAGACGGATACCCTCGACCGAGAGGGGCGGGTGGTTCGCACCGCCGATGCGTCGGGCATGACGCGCGCGGCGCTCGAGCGCGCGATGGCGCAATGGGTCGGCGAGATCGACCAGATCCCTCCGATGTATTCGGCCGTCAAGCGCGACGGCCGGCGGCTGCACGAGCTCGCTCGCGCCGGCGAGGTCGTCGATCGGCCACCTCGCCGCGTGCGGGTCGACTCGTTCGCGTTGCGCGGGTTCGACCCGCCGCGCGCGTCGTTCTCGGTCGTCTGCTCGAAGGGCACGTACGTCCGCTCACTCGTCGCCGACGTGGGCGCGGCGCTCGGCTGCGGCGCGCACCTGGCGGCGCTGCGCCGCACCCGCGCCGGCCGGTTCGGCCTCGACCGCGCCGTCCCGCTCGCCGGCCTCGACGCCGCCGCTCTGCGCGCGCATCTGATCGACCCGGCCGAGGCGGTCGACCGGCTGCGCGCCGTGCCGGTGCCGGCGGACCGGGTGCGCCACGTGCGACACGGCCGGCCGCCGGGCGAGGTCGTGCGGGAGATCGGGGAAGGCGAGCGAATTCGGCTGCTTACGCCGGAAGGCGCGCTGCTCGCGCTGGTCGAGGGCAGTGCGGCCGGCCCCCGCTATCTGCGCGTATTCACGTATGGCTTGACGGCGCGCTGACTTTCCTCCAAATTGCCGCCCCACCCGAATAGACCGAACCGAAGGACATCGAACCATGAGTGTTTCGCCCGTCATCAAGCGGGAGACGATCGACAAGTACCGGACGCACGAGACCGACACGGGCTCGCCCGAGGTCCAGGTTGCGCTGCTCACCCAGCGGATCGCGCACCTCACCGAGCACTGCAAGGTCCACAAAAAGGATCACCACTCGCGTCGCGGTCTGCTCAAGATGGTCGGCCAGCGCCGCAGCCTGCTCGACTACCTCAAGCGCAAGGACTACGACCGCTACGCGAACCTGATCAAGAGCCTGGGCATCCGTAAGTAGAGCCCGGGTTCGCGCCGCGCGTGGCGCCGCGCCCGTGGAGGTGCGGCGCGCCCGCGCGGTTCAACCCAGCTCGACCGACTGCCGCTGCCTTTTCTGTCGTGCCGCCGATGCCGATCGGCGGCAGGCCAGGGAAAGCAGACCGTCGGCTCGAGCGCGACCGAGGAGACGGCTATGAGTTTTGTACGTGAGGAAGTCGCGGTCGACGGCAAGACCGTCGTGTTGGAGACCGGCAAGTGGGCGCGCCAAGCGGGCGGCTCGATCGTGATTCGTATCGACGGCACGCTGTTGCTCGTCACCGCCACGGGCTCGTCCGACACGCGCGACCTGCCGTTTTTGCCGCTCACGTGTGAATACAAGGAGCGGGCGTATGCCGCGGGCCACATCCCTGGGGGATTCTTCAAGCGCGAAGGCCGCCCCACGGAGCAGGAGATCCTCGCGGCGCGGCTGATGGATCGGCCGTCGCGGCCGCTGTTTCCCGAGGGCTGGCGCTACGACACGCAGATCATCGCCCAGGTGCTCAGCTTCGACGGCGTCAACCCGGCCGAGGTGCTGGCGATCACCGGGGCGTCCGCCGCGTTGCACATTTCCGATCTGGTCTACAA
The nucleotide sequence above comes from Deltaproteobacteria bacterium. Encoded proteins:
- a CDS encoding 30S ribosomal protein S15, coding for MSVSPVIKRETIDKYRTHETDTGSPEVQVALLTQRIAHLTEHCKVHKKDHHSRRGLLKMVGQRRSLLDYLKRKDYDRYANLIKSLGIRK
- the truB gene encoding tRNA pseudouridine(55) synthase TruB; its protein translation is MHGVAIIDKPAGMTSAEVVARVKRIAGVRRCGHTGTLDPMATGVLPVCLGEATKLAGYLTAEDKAYDGEMVLGVETDTLDREGRVVRTADASGMTRAALERAMAQWVGEIDQIPPMYSAVKRDGRRLHELARAGEVVDRPPRRVRVDSFALRGFDPPRASFSVVCSKGTYVRSLVADVGAALGCGAHLAALRRTRAGRFGLDRAVPLAGLDAAALRAHLIDPAEAVDRLRAVPVPADRVRHVRHGRPPGEVVREIGEGERIRLLTPEGALLALVEGSAAGPRYLRVFTYGLTAR